In Candidatus Jordarchaeales archaeon, one DNA window encodes the following:
- a CDS encoding TIGR02710 family CRISPR-associated CARF protein, whose product MRVLVATVGTTHEPIVESVKTNDVDLVYLVHGRPFPGQHPSPLDVARRVLDYAGAMEKKVVRLEVEDPEDVSLCVEAFKKLVKELADMKAGEVIVNFTGGTKPLSAAAFHVFATRAPFKVVFEYVGGAVRDDRGRVSGRMVVKKDYKTAVEEVADRVVAYVESYQFYLALERSKELPDTYTFLKKACTALWLWDSFEHEEAVKIINEIGSEAEALLPLQALGRIPENVVKLRSIGNRLVKALKALKDCQNRGAELSTEDGHLAPLEFLANAERRLKTRQYAEAVLRAYRAVEAAVQLRLLENKVNPWNVNWQQIPNSREVLRKLECEENPPEHLTLWKGLQLLNIINPISQIDEVVKNLQFVSNLRNNSKLEHGYASVDEENAKKAVEKAMEIVRMLLGEERAQEIEKIRIFT is encoded by the coding sequence GTGAGGGTGCTAGTTGCAACGGTCGGAACGACTCACGAGCCGATAGTAGAGTCGGTCAAAACCAACGACGTTGACCTCGTCTACCTCGTGCACGGCCGCCCGTTCCCCGGCCAGCATCCAAGCCCTTTAGACGTGGCTAGGAGAGTGCTGGACTACGCTGGGGCCATGGAGAAGAAGGTAGTGCGGCTTGAGGTGGAAGACCCCGAAGACGTTAGTTTATGTGTTGAGGCGTTCAAAAAATTGGTCAAAGAGCTGGCGGACATGAAGGCGGGCGAAGTGATAGTCAACTTCACCGGCGGAACGAAGCCCCTGTCTGCTGCAGCCTTCCACGTGTTCGCCACTAGGGCCCCCTTCAAGGTGGTCTTCGAGTACGTTGGGGGAGCAGTCAGGGACGATAGAGGGCGCGTCAGTGGACGCATGGTTGTCAAGAAAGACTACAAAACGGCTGTTGAAGAGGTCGCCGACAGGGTTGTGGCGTACGTGGAAAGCTACCAGTTCTACCTCGCGCTCGAGCGCTCGAAGGAGCTCCCTGACACATACACGTTCCTCAAAAAGGCGTGCACCGCCCTCTGGCTGTGGGACTCGTTCGAACACGAGGAGGCTGTGAAAATAATCAATGAAATCGGCAGCGAAGCAGAAGCGCTCCTACCGCTCCAGGCCCTAGGCAGGATACCGGAAAACGTGGTCAAGCTTAGAAGCATAGGAAACCGTCTCGTCAAAGCCTTGAAGGCGCTGAAGGATTGCCAGAACAGGGGAGCGGAGCTCAGCACCGAGGACGGGCACCTCGCCCCACTCGAGTTCCTTGCGAACGCTGAGAGGAGGCTTAAGACGAGGCAGTACGCTGAAGCAGTCCTCAGAGCCTACAGAGCGGTCGAAGCCGCCGTTCAGCTGAGGCTGCTCGAGAACAAGGTGAATCCCTGGAACGTAAACTGGCAGCAGATACCAAACAGCCGGGAGGTCCTCAGGAAGCTGGAGTGCGAAGAAAACCCGCCTGAACACCTGACGCTGTGGAAGGGTCTTCAGCTGCTCAACATCATCAACCCGATAAGCCAGATAGATGAGGTCGTGAAGAACCTCCAGTTCGTGTCAAACCTCCGAAACAACTCGAAGCTCGAGCACGGGTACGCGAGCGTAGACGAGGAAAACGCGAAGAAAGCCGTCGAGAAAGCCATGGAAATAGTGAGAATGCTCCTAGGAGAAGAGAGGGCGCAAGAAATAGAAAAAATTAGGATATTCACTTAG
- a CDS encoding winged helix-turn-helix domain-containing protein: MDYNLLLRRKARAILKALALSGGEANFSQVARETGIPRSTLEYNLRLLEKGGLVVRVGRGFIKLAVKTPLFYLFDAPCEYAYFGLLGERGERKEAETDTAVKLLEMEGVKPSKVVVVTTYRAASDWEKASVRAEWVLLSDQEITNVDSVEERVRGKLEELMRDYKVVMDCTAATKPATIAFYKMATALKVPLVYVYEKQKKLIWIISPDDLKRDLLQEKG, from the coding sequence GTGGATTACAACCTACTTCTCAGAAGGAAGGCTAGAGCCATCCTGAAAGCGTTGGCGCTCAGCGGGGGCGAGGCGAACTTCAGCCAGGTGGCAAGGGAGACGGGGATTCCTAGGTCGACGTTGGAGTACAACCTTAGGCTGCTCGAGAAAGGTGGACTTGTGGTTAGGGTTGGGCGTGGCTTCATCAAGCTCGCCGTCAAGACCCCCTTATTTTATCTTTTTGATGCGCCGTGCGAGTACGCTTACTTCGGGCTTCTCGGCGAGAGGGGTGAGAGGAAGGAAGCTGAGACCGACACAGCGGTCAAGCTCCTGGAGATGGAGGGGGTTAAACCGTCTAAGGTTGTTGTGGTCACGACTTACAGGGCCGCCTCGGACTGGGAGAAAGCGTCCGTTAGGGCTGAGTGGGTGCTGTTGTCAGACCAGGAGATAACGAACGTGGACTCGGTTGAGGAGAGGGTGCGCGGGAAGCTTGAGGAGTTGATGAGAGACTACAAGGTTGTCATGGACTGCACGGCGGCAACGAAGCCTGCCACTATAGCCTTTTACAAGATGGCCACAGCCCTCAAGGTTCCACTCGTGTACGTTTACGAAAAACAGAAAAAGCTAATCTGGATAATCTCACCGGACGACCTCAAGAGAGACCTCCTCCAGGAAAAGGGGTAG
- a CDS encoding putative CRISPR-associated protein, with translation MAGLAHVVLVGASIVTNAQRVGVISAALPEVEKMLADGRLSKEELVDKLVDFVLKNPRDASAELNTIFDLLVEGYESKMQQWVYLLFSDTMIGEVCSEVLKLCLEKLSSEEYGGRVSVKTAKVLGLGKPDTFNDGLANLFSMITNIIRYHKEEGDRVYVHATGGFKPEAAIAILAANSPGTGAPVFYVHEHFRKVIRIPAMPVKFRRWENLTSLIGGLVTVGSTARTALERQYGKKIVDHAIRLGWAEEKEGEVYPTEMGKVLWKSVEDFWGSKKPSQT, from the coding sequence TTGGCGGGTTTAGCGCACGTTGTTCTTGTTGGCGCCTCGATAGTTACGAACGCGCAAAGGGTTGGGGTCATCAGTGCAGCTCTGCCGGAAGTCGAGAAAATGCTCGCTGACGGGAGGCTGAGCAAGGAAGAGCTTGTCGATAAGCTGGTAGACTTCGTTTTGAAGAATCCGAGGGATGCGAGCGCCGAGCTTAACACCATATTCGACCTGCTGGTGGAAGGCTACGAGTCTAAAATGCAGCAGTGGGTTTACCTGTTATTCTCGGACACCATGATAGGAGAAGTGTGCTCCGAGGTTTTGAAGCTGTGCCTGGAGAAGCTTTCGTCAGAGGAGTACGGCGGGAGGGTGTCAGTGAAAACCGCCAAAGTTCTAGGGCTAGGTAAGCCGGACACTTTCAACGACGGGCTAGCGAACTTGTTCAGCATGATAACCAACATCATAAGATACCACAAGGAGGAGGGGGACAGGGTGTACGTCCACGCGACTGGGGGTTTCAAACCCGAGGCGGCGATAGCTATCCTCGCGGCAAACTCTCCTGGAACAGGTGCTCCGGTGTTCTACGTTCACGAGCACTTCAGGAAGGTGATACGCATACCGGCGATGCCTGTCAAGTTTAGAAGGTGGGAGAATTTAACATCCCTCATAGGCGGCCTTGTCACCGTCGGGTCTACCGCGAGGACCGCGCTCGAAAGACAGTACGGTAAGAAGATAGTGGACCACGCTATAAGGCTCGGATGGGCTGAAGAGAAGGAAGGGGAGGTGTACCCAACCGAGATGGGGAAAGTACTCTGGAAGTCCGTTGAAGACTTCTGGGGGTCGAAGAAGCCCAGCCAGACCTAA